The Methanothrix soehngenii GP6 genome has a window encoding:
- a CDS encoding 30S ribosomal protein S3, whose translation MSVEKKFVAEGITKALVNEYLADELERAGYGGMQMNRTPMGTQITVYAEKPGMVIGKGGKLIRKITRDLDRRFHLDNPQIDVQDVGRGDLNGRVVANRLASSLERGWYFRKAGQSMMRRVMDAGALGCEIVISGKLTGPRSRTEKFIAGYIKHSGKPAIDLVDRGYSVAVKKLGVIGCQVRIIPPDVRLPDDFQIEAPQAPPAPEPAPSAAPAPVPAPTPAPAEEKKSELDQLLESEPEAAEVKPEPLEEPSMPAENATEIAPLSEEKAESESVLKDE comes from the coding sequence ATGTCCGTCGAGAAGAAGTTCGTGGCCGAGGGCATAACCAAAGCTCTGGTCAATGAGTATCTGGCTGATGAGCTGGAGAGAGCAGGATACGGCGGCATGCAGATGAACCGCACCCCCATGGGCACCCAGATCACCGTCTATGCGGAAAAGCCGGGAATGGTCATAGGCAAAGGCGGCAAACTCATCCGCAAGATAACCCGTGACTTGGATCGCAGGTTCCACCTGGACAATCCCCAGATAGATGTGCAGGATGTGGGTCGGGGCGACCTCAACGGCCGAGTGGTGGCCAACCGTCTGGCATCATCCCTGGAACGGGGCTGGTACTTCCGGAAGGCCGGCCAGTCCATGATGCGAAGGGTGATGGACGCAGGGGCTTTGGGCTGCGAGATAGTGATCAGCGGCAAGCTGACCGGTCCACGATCCCGAACAGAGAAGTTCATCGCCGGCTACATCAAGCATTCCGGCAAGCCGGCCATAGACCTCGTGGATCGGGGCTACTCCGTAGCGGTAAAGAAGCTGGGAGTCATCGGCTGTCAGGTCAGGATCATCCCACCGGATGTCCGGCTGCCAGACGACTTCCAGATTGAAGCTCCACAGGCGCCACCGGCACCAGAACCAGCACCATCAGCCGCTCCTGCTCCTGTGCCCGCGCCAACACCAGCGCCCGCTGAGGAGAAGAAGAGCGAACTGGATCAGCTCCTGGAATCAGAGCCCGAGGCGGCCGAAGTCAAGCCTGAGCCCCTGGAAGAGCCATCCATGCCTGCAGAGAACGCGACAGAGATTGCTCCCCTTTCTGAAGAGAAGGCAGAGAGCGAGTCCGTCCTTAAGGATGAGTGA
- a CDS encoding 50S ribosomal protein L22 — MGRLNYSLTPAERSSRAMGMELHISPKHAREICRTLRGMRANRARDYLEDVIALKRPVPFKRYNRNVAHRHGLMGWDAGRYPEKAAREVLKVLDNAIANGEYKGMESEKLRIYHAGTLTGRTIQGWMPRAMGRATPKNTQTVTIEMVLTEVKS, encoded by the coding sequence TTGGGCAGATTGAACTATTCGCTTACGCCTGCAGAACGCTCTTCAAGGGCCATGGGGATGGAGCTTCACATCTCACCAAAGCATGCCCGCGAGATCTGCAGGACGCTAAGAGGCATGCGGGCTAACCGTGCCCGAGACTATCTGGAAGATGTTATCGCTTTGAAGAGGCCAGTTCCCTTCAAGCGATACAACAGGAATGTAGCCCACAGGCACGGCCTGATGGGCTGGGATGCAGGCAGATATCCCGAGAAGGCGGCACGAGAGGTCCTGAAGGTCCTGGATAATGCCATCGCCAACGGCGAGTACAAAGGCATGGAGTCCGAGAAACTCAGGATCTACCATGCCGGCACTCTCACGGGCAGAACCATCCAGGGCTGGATGCCCCGGGCCATGGGAAGAGCAACCCCTAAGAACACCCAGACCGTGACCATAGAGATGGTCCTGACCGAGGTGAAGAGCTGA
- a CDS encoding 30S ribosomal protein S19: MAKKAGSKLPKRKEEFLYRGRKMADLAKLSIEELAGLFPARQRRSIKRGLAKENKKLLANLKNKDSVRTHIRNMLILPDMVGKSIEIYNGKSFEKVEVMPEMIGHFFGEFAMTRGRVQHGAAGVGATRSSKYVPLK, from the coding sequence TTGGCAAAGAAAGCAGGATCCAAGCTTCCCAAGAGAAAGGAAGAGTTCTTGTATCGGGGCCGGAAGATGGCCGACCTCGCCAAGTTAAGCATAGAGGAGCTTGCCGGGCTGTTCCCAGCGCGGCAGCGCAGATCGATCAAGAGAGGTCTTGCCAAGGAGAACAAGAAGCTCCTTGCAAACCTGAAGAACAAAGACTCAGTTCGAACCCACATCCGGAACATGCTAATTCTGCCGGATATGGTGGGCAAGAGCATCGAGATCTATAACGGCAAGAGCTTTGAGAAGGTAGAGGTCATGCCCGAGATGATCGGGCACTTCTTCGGCGAGTTCGCTATGACGCGCGGCCGCGTCCAGCACGGAGCCGCAGGCGTAGGCGCTACCAGATCAAGCAAGTATGTGCCGCTGAAGTGA
- a CDS encoding 50S ribosomal protein L2 produces the protein MGHRIISQNRGAGGPRYRAPSHRYRADIKHLKRDQNETVKGIVQDIMRDPARTAPVGLVTLTSGEMRYILVPEGVCIGQEIACGISAPIEPGNTLPLSEIPEGIPICNVESQPGHGGQFARSSGVCAILVAHDVGQTVVQLPSGEMKWLNPKCMATIGVVAGGGRLDKPLVKAGKSFFKYRSKPKNWPVVRGVAMNAVDHPFGGGGRQHPGRPKTVSRNTSPGRKVGSIAARRTGKR, from the coding sequence ATGGGACATCGAATCATATCTCAAAATAGAGGCGCAGGAGGTCCTAGGTATAGGGCACCCTCTCACCGGTACAGAGCAGACATCAAGCACCTGAAAAGAGATCAGAACGAGACCGTCAAGGGCATCGTCCAGGATATTATGCGAGACCCAGCTCGAACTGCTCCCGTGGGCCTGGTGACCCTGACGAGCGGCGAGATGAGGTACATCCTGGTCCCTGAGGGGGTCTGCATCGGCCAGGAGATAGCCTGCGGCATATCTGCGCCAATCGAGCCGGGAAATACTCTCCCTCTCTCGGAGATACCAGAGGGCATACCTATCTGCAACGTCGAGTCGCAGCCCGGGCATGGCGGCCAGTTCGCTCGCTCCTCCGGAGTCTGTGCCATCCTCGTGGCTCATGATGTAGGCCAAACCGTGGTCCAGCTTCCCAGCGGGGAGATGAAATGGCTCAACCCGAAATGCATGGCGACCATCGGAGTGGTAGCGGGAGGCGGCCGTCTGGACAAGCCCCTGGTTAAGGCAGGAAAGAGCTTCTTCAAGTACCGCTCCAAGCCCAAGAACTGGCCCGTGGTCAGAGGGGTGGCAATGAACGCCGTAGACCATCCCTTCGGCGGTGGCGGCCGTCAGCATCCAGGCAGGCCCAAGACGGTCAGCAGGAATACATCCCCCGGCCGAAAGGTCGGCTCGATCGCCGCACGGAGAACCGGTAAGCGCTAG
- a CDS encoding 50S ribosomal protein L23 yields MIIKSPYVTEKVTSMIDSNDTLEFLVNTNATKPQIKKALEDLYDVDVLAVRTMITSQGQKKAVVKLAGEGSANELATRLGLL; encoded by the coding sequence ATGATTATCAAGAGCCCCTATGTTACAGAAAAGGTCACCAGCATGATCGACTCCAACGACACCCTGGAGTTCCTGGTGAACACAAATGCCACCAAGCCTCAAATCAAAAAGGCCCTGGAGGATCTTTATGATGTCGATGTCCTGGCAGTCAGGACCATGATCACCTCTCAGGGACAGAAGAAGGCAGTGGTGAAGCTGGCCGGAGAGGGCAGCGCGAACGAGTTGGCCACAAGGCTAGGACTGCTGTAG
- the rpl4p gene encoding 50S ribosomal protein L4 translates to MKTNVIDLSGNAAGEIELPAVFEEEYRPDIIKRAVLAAQANRLQAYGPHFYAGMNTSAVSWGTGHGTSRVLRLKNGRRAAGVPMAVGGRRSHAPQPNAVYSEKVNKKERRKAIRSAIAATASSGLVEARGHKFSRELPVVAKNDLEALSKTSDIIKFLMAAGLWDDVLRAKAGRHIRAGKGKLRGRKYKGRKSLLIVAGNDAGLGKAARNLPGVDFVTVDMLNAELLAPGTRAGRLTVWTESSLEKLAGKGSPEANQ, encoded by the coding sequence ATGAAAACCAATGTTATAGATCTATCGGGAAACGCAGCTGGCGAGATAGAGCTGCCAGCAGTCTTTGAGGAGGAGTACCGACCGGATATCATCAAGAGAGCGGTTCTGGCTGCCCAAGCAAACAGGCTTCAGGCTTATGGGCCGCACTTTTATGCCGGCATGAACACCTCCGCCGTCTCCTGGGGCACGGGACACGGCACCTCCAGGGTTCTCAGGCTTAAGAACGGCAGGAGAGCAGCAGGCGTCCCCATGGCAGTGGGCGGCCGCAGATCGCATGCGCCACAGCCAAACGCCGTCTACAGCGAGAAGGTCAATAAGAAGGAGAGAAGAAAAGCCATCCGCTCAGCTATTGCAGCTACCGCCTCATCCGGCCTGGTCGAGGCCCGGGGTCATAAGTTCTCCCGAGAGCTGCCGGTCGTGGCCAAGAACGATCTCGAGGCCCTTAGCAAGACCTCGGATATCATCAAGTTCCTCATGGCAGCGGGCCTCTGGGATGACGTCCTGAGGGCAAAAGCAGGAAGGCACATCCGTGCCGGCAAGGGAAAGCTGCGGGGAAGGAAATACAAAGGCAGAAAGAGCTTGCTCATCGTCGCTGGCAACGACGCAGGCCTGGGAAAGGCAGCCCGGAACCTTCCAGGGGTTGACTTCGTCACCGTGGACATGCTGAACGCAGAGCTGCTCGCCCCTGGAACCCGTGCCGGCAGACTTACCGTATGGACTGAATCATCCCTTGAGAAGCTGGCAGGAAAAGGCTCCCCGGAGGCAAATCAATGA
- a CDS encoding 50S ribosomal protein L3: protein MATIHRPRRGSLAYSPRKRAKSEVPRIRSWLEEDKARIAGFAGYKAGMTHVMMIDDRPRSLTEGMEISTPVTVLEVPPMNVVAVRAYESYNGGLRPAGELWAENLSPELSRAMTVPKKTRGTAPGDLVALGDDIADVRVLVHTNPTLVSGIPKKVPEIMEMPINGGSMNDRLSFAQTLLGQQVPISSVFELGDLMDTSAVTKGKGTQGPVRRWGIAMAKRKHARTGKVRHVGNLGPWHPAHISWRVPQLGQMGYHQRTEYNKRLMFIGTDGSKITPDGGFPGYGVIKNQYILIKGSVPGPIKRLVRMRHAMRPGKNFVKAPELLHVSQESKQGV from the coding sequence ATGGCAACAATACACCGACCTAGACGAGGTTCGCTGGCCTACAGCCCCAGAAAGAGGGCCAAGAGCGAGGTCCCCAGAATCAGAAGCTGGCTCGAGGAGGACAAGGCCAGGATAGCAGGCTTCGCCGGCTACAAAGCAGGCATGACCCATGTTATGATGATAGATGACCGACCGCGCAGCCTCACCGAGGGCATGGAGATCAGCACCCCCGTGACCGTTCTTGAGGTCCCCCCCATGAACGTGGTGGCTGTGCGCGCTTACGAGAGCTACAATGGCGGCCTACGCCCGGCAGGCGAGCTTTGGGCAGAGAACCTAAGCCCGGAGCTCTCCCGAGCGATGACCGTTCCCAAGAAGACCCGAGGAACCGCTCCCGGAGATCTGGTCGCCCTGGGCGATGATATCGCCGATGTCCGCGTCCTGGTGCACACCAATCCCACACTAGTATCCGGAATTCCCAAGAAGGTTCCTGAGATCATGGAGATGCCGATCAACGGTGGCTCGATGAATGACAGACTCTCCTTTGCCCAGACGCTGCTGGGCCAGCAGGTCCCGATTTCCAGCGTATTTGAGCTGGGCGACCTGATGGACACCTCTGCCGTTACCAAGGGCAAAGGCACCCAGGGACCGGTCAGGCGCTGGGGAATCGCCATGGCCAAGAGAAAGCATGCTCGCACAGGCAAAGTCCGCCATGTGGGCAACCTTGGCCCCTGGCATCCAGCCCATATCAGCTGGCGCGTTCCCCAGCTGGGCCAGATGGGCTACCACCAGAGGACAGAATATAATAAGAGGCTCATGTTCATCGGAACCGACGGATCGAAGATCACTCCGGACGGGGGATTCCCCGGCTATGGCGTGATCAAGAACCAGTATATCCTGATCAAAGGAAGCGTCCCCGGCCCCATCAAGAGGCTCGTGCGGATGAGGCATGCCATGAGGCCAGGAAAGAACTTCGTGAAAGCTCCCGAGCTGCTCCATGTGAGCCAGGAATCCAAGCAGGGGGTCTAA
- a CDS encoding putative RNA uridine N3 methyltransferase — MTGRCERAILIPSSLTMESRDTRVNTLKVGQIARAAAVFRVSRIVIYRDQEYNDSRFISMILRYMETPQYLRKLLIPRKEELRHVGMLPPLRTSHHPINSKSESLKIGEFRVGAVVESVGSDGGVWVEIGINRPIPLRTGEKYPVGQRLNVRIFSQEPLAAEPVDQKDIPHYWGYETEVVDSLESYLESMRDTRIVLASRSGRAITPQALLELVQSGNKRDLAVAFGSPARGLDAFLSKESMKRYEMINTIPHQGTETVRVEEAVFATLALLNLMSLED; from the coding sequence ATGACTGGACGCTGCGAGAGAGCCATCCTTATCCCGTCCTCTCTCACCATGGAGAGCAGGGATACGCGTGTCAACACGCTCAAAGTTGGCCAGATCGCAAGGGCAGCAGCAGTCTTCCGTGTAAGCCGCATAGTGATCTACCGGGACCAGGAATACAACGATTCCCGGTTCATATCCATGATCCTGCGCTACATGGAAACCCCCCAATATCTGAGAAAGCTGCTCATCCCCCGCAAAGAGGAGCTGCGCCACGTGGGAATGCTGCCCCCGCTGCGCACAAGTCATCATCCCATCAACTCAAAATCAGAATCGCTCAAGATTGGCGAGTTTCGCGTCGGAGCAGTCGTTGAAAGCGTCGGATCTGATGGCGGCGTATGGGTGGAAATCGGAATCAATCGCCCAATTCCCCTTCGCACCGGAGAAAAGTATCCGGTAGGGCAACGCCTAAACGTCAGAATCTTTTCGCAGGAACCGCTCGCCGCTGAGCCTGTTGACCAAAAGGATATACCCCATTACTGGGGGTACGAGACCGAGGTAGTGGATAGCCTGGAGAGCTATCTGGAATCAATGAGAGATACCCGGATCGTTCTTGCCTCCAGAAGCGGTCGGGCTATAACGCCCCAGGCACTTCTGGAGTTGGTCCAATCGGGCAACAAACGCGACCTTGCGGTGGCCTTTGGCTCACCCGCACGAGGGCTAGATGCGTTCTTGAGTAAAGAATCAATGAAGAGGTATGAAATGATCAACACCATTCCCCATCAGGGAACAGAGACGGTTCGAGTGGAGGAAGCGGTTTTCGCCACCCTCGCCCTTCTCAACCTGATGAGTTTGGAGGACTAA
- a CDS encoding RNA-guided endonuclease InsQ/TnpB family protein produces the protein MLKAYKFRLYPTRSQITKMERTLDLCRWTYNQTLAYRKNAWENEGKSVSKYETNALLPGWKEDKPELRDVYAQTLQNVQERVDLAFKAFFRRVKAGEEPGYPRFRGRGWYDSFTYPQPEKGGNLVNGMVRLPKIGDIKIKLHRQIEGKIKRLTVRRTATGKWFACFSVETEDVPLPPWKDGAVVGIDVGLESFATFSNGETIANPRFFREEEHELARAQRKLSKAPKGTPDRKKALKVVERVHERIANKRYEFAHQVSHNLVDRFGLIAFEDLNIKGMVHNHCLAKSISDVAWNMLVTLTSYKAASAGSVVVLVDPRNTSKMCSRCGTLIEKSLSDRVHNCTQCGLSMDRDWNAAINILRLGLQSVGTGSRGSPAL, from the coding sequence ATGCTTAAGGCTTACAAGTTCAGGCTTTATCCCACAAGGTCTCAGATAACCAAGATGGAGCGAACGCTGGACTTGTGCCGATGGACATACAACCAGACTCTAGCATACAGAAAGAACGCCTGGGAGAATGAAGGCAAATCAGTTTCCAAATATGAAACGAACGCTCTTCTTCCTGGTTGGAAAGAGGATAAACCCGAACTGAGAGACGTATATGCTCAGACCCTTCAGAATGTTCAGGAGCGGGTAGATCTAGCCTTTAAAGCCTTTTTCAGAAGGGTTAAGGCGGGAGAAGAACCCGGATATCCAAGATTTCGGGGAAGAGGTTGGTACGATTCATTTACTTATCCACAACCTGAGAAGGGCGGCAATCTTGTTAACGGCATGGTACGTCTTCCCAAGATAGGCGATATCAAGATCAAGCTCCATCGCCAGATAGAAGGCAAGATCAAACGGCTGACCGTCAGAAGGACAGCCACAGGCAAATGGTTTGCATGCTTCTCCGTCGAAACTGAAGATGTTCCTCTCCCCCCCTGGAAAGATGGGGCTGTAGTAGGTATTGATGTCGGCCTTGAGAGCTTCGCCACCTTTTCCAATGGTGAGACGATAGCTAATCCTCGATTCTTCCGAGAAGAAGAACACGAGTTAGCTAGAGCCCAAAGGAAACTCTCTAAGGCTCCTAAAGGAACTCCAGATCGCAAGAAAGCTCTTAAGGTTGTTGAGCGAGTCCATGAGCGGATAGCTAACAAGCGATATGAGTTTGCCCATCAGGTTAGTCATAACTTGGTAGATAGATTTGGTCTAATAGCTTTTGAAGATCTTAACATCAAAGGCATGGTTCATAATCATTGCCTGGCTAAAAGCATCTCAGACGTAGCTTGGAACATGCTAGTGACTTTAACCTCTTACAAGGCTGCAAGTGCCGGTTCGGTGGTGGTCCTGGTAGATCCAAGGAATACGTCTAAGATGTGTTCCAGGTGTGGTACTCTCATTGAAAAGTCGCTGTCTGATAGAGTCCATAACTGCACTCAGTGCGGGCTGTCGATGGACCGGGATTGGAACGCAGCGATAAATATTCTCAGATTGGGATTGCAATCTGTCGGCACAGGAAGCCGTGGAAGCCCCGCTCTTTAG
- a CDS encoding MATE family efflux transporter encodes MEAREEEAQKEITRGVSLLIGEPKKALLKLSGPMIVAMLILAAYNLVNAVWVAGLGSDALAAVGFVTPIFMVVVGLSNGLGAGVSSSISRRIGAQDKRGADNTTMHALLLVLLVSMILTAVLLLTLEPLLSAMGAGSSLGLAMEYGNIVFSGSIFMVFTNIAYAILRGEGDTKRTMYAMGAGSLINAVLDPILIYWAGMGIAGAAWGTVISLLIVAMVQIYWLIVKKDTYVSLSRNAFVPSRKVMSDILKVGIPASVEFLLYSIDAIIINSMLVRVSGTDAVAVYTAGWRVIMMATIPLIAIATAEISVAGAAIGARRYGNLPVIHNYSTKLGFAIGTVTALITGIFAPQITMFFTYTPESAHLAGTMVAFMHVMCLFYPFMSPGIMSACLFQGAGKGLTSLLLNVLRDVVLITMVAFILGMVLGLGQEGIWWGIVFGNIAGSLLSYLWARLYISRLMKVKGTA; translated from the coding sequence ATGGAAGCGAGGGAGGAAGAGGCCCAAAAAGAGATTACCAGAGGGGTTTCCCTGTTGATCGGAGAGCCGAAAAAGGCCCTCTTGAAGCTCTCCGGCCCTATGATCGTCGCCATGTTGATCCTTGCCGCCTACAATCTGGTGAACGCCGTCTGGGTGGCAGGCCTGGGATCGGATGCCCTGGCTGCAGTAGGATTTGTGACCCCCATATTCATGGTGGTGGTTGGCCTGAGCAACGGCCTGGGGGCAGGGGTTTCTTCTTCCATCTCCCGCAGGATAGGGGCACAGGACAAAAGAGGGGCGGATAATACCACCATGCATGCCCTCCTGCTGGTTTTGCTGGTCTCAATGATACTGACAGCAGTCCTCCTCTTAACCCTGGAGCCTCTCCTTTCCGCAATGGGTGCAGGCTCCTCTCTTGGTCTGGCCATGGAGTACGGCAATATCGTCTTTTCCGGATCCATATTTATGGTCTTCACCAACATCGCTTATGCCATCCTGAGAGGAGAAGGGGATACAAAACGCACCATGTACGCCATGGGCGCGGGATCGCTGATCAACGCCGTCTTGGATCCCATTCTGATCTACTGGGCGGGGATGGGGATAGCAGGAGCAGCATGGGGCACAGTCATCTCTCTCTTGATCGTGGCCATGGTACAGATCTACTGGCTGATCGTCAAGAAGGACACCTACGTTTCCCTGTCCCGGAATGCCTTTGTCCCCAGCAGAAAAGTGATGAGTGACATCCTCAAGGTGGGGATTCCGGCCAGCGTCGAGTTCCTCCTTTACTCCATAGATGCCATCATCATCAACAGCATGCTGGTTCGGGTTTCGGGAACGGACGCTGTAGCTGTTTATACTGCAGGCTGGCGGGTGATAATGATGGCCACCATTCCTCTGATCGCCATTGCCACGGCAGAGATCTCTGTGGCAGGAGCAGCAATCGGCGCCAGAAGATATGGCAACCTGCCGGTTATTCATAACTATTCCACAAAGCTTGGCTTCGCCATTGGAACGGTCACCGCCCTCATCACCGGCATATTTGCCCCTCAGATAACCATGTTTTTCACCTATACTCCCGAGAGCGCTCACCTTGCCGGAACAATGGTGGCATTCATGCATGTGATGTGCCTGTTCTACCCATTCATGTCCCCGGGAATAATGTCCGCCTGCCTCTTCCAGGGGGCGGGCAAAGGTCTCACCTCCCTCTTGCTCAATGTCCTCAGAGATGTGGTTCTCATTACAATGGTAGCCTTCATCCTGGGAATGGTCTTGGGGCTGGGTCAGGAGGGGATATGGTGGGGAATCGTGTTTGGAAACATAGCAGGAAGCCTCCTGAGCTATTTATGGGCCAGGCTCTATATATCCCGGCTGATGAAGGTCAAAGGGACAGCATAA
- the uvrB gene encoding excinuclease ABC subunit UvrB: protein MSMAEDSLSQHRPVEQQFRLHSSFAPCGSQPEAIDQLVLGLQRNERFQTLIGVTGSGKTYTVANVISQVQKPTLVIVHNKTLAEQLYNEFKEFFPDNRVEYFISYYDYYQPESYIPSKDQYIEKDSLINPKIEQMRLATTASLLSRRDVIVVASVSCIYGLGNPENFQSMGFELKVNERISRKDILERLVDILYERSDLDLSPGRFRVNGETIDIIPGYFNNIIRIELFGNKVERISEVDRITGKRVEDMSYFFVYPARHYVIPENELKAAVDSIKAELNERLQELGMIEAHRLRQRTMHDMEMIEETGSCKGIENYSRHFDRRQPGEPPYCLIDYFPDDFLLIIDESHQTLPQLRAMNRGDRSRKKNLVDYGFRLPSSYDNRPLDFEEFERFMRNVIFVSATPGDYELEHSKSPVEQIIRPTGLLDPEVEVRPIDGQVKDVMTEISGVISRGDRALVTTLTKRLAEELTDYLSQNDIRARYLHSEIQPLERTEIIRELRLGKFDVLVGINLLREGLDIPEVGFIGILDADKEGFLRDEKSLIQTIGRASRNANSRVVLYADRMTGSIKKAMETTERRRSLQMAYNQEHGIIPQTIKKPIREKVVEITDTRHIPKSDIPNAIIELEAEMMAAAERLEFERAIQLRDTVRRLEREMKVA from the coding sequence ATGAGCATGGCAGAAGATTCATTATCCCAGCACCGTCCGGTTGAGCAGCAGTTCCGCCTCCACTCCAGCTTTGCTCCCTGCGGCTCCCAGCCGGAGGCCATAGATCAGCTTGTTTTGGGCCTGCAAAGGAATGAGAGGTTCCAGACTCTTATCGGAGTCACGGGATCAGGCAAGACCTATACGGTAGCCAATGTCATTTCACAGGTTCAGAAGCCTACCCTTGTGATCGTCCACAACAAGACCCTGGCTGAGCAGCTTTACAATGAGTTCAAGGAGTTCTTCCCGGATAACCGGGTTGAATATTTCATCTCTTATTATGACTACTATCAGCCGGAGTCGTATATCCCCTCAAAGGATCAGTACATAGAGAAGGACTCTCTCATCAATCCCAAGATAGAGCAGATGAGGCTGGCCACCACCGCCTCGCTTCTCTCCCGCCGGGATGTGATAGTAGTGGCCTCCGTTTCATGCATCTACGGCCTGGGCAATCCCGAGAACTTCCAGAGCATGGGGTTTGAGCTGAAGGTGAATGAAAGGATCTCCAGAAAGGATATCCTGGAAAGGCTGGTGGACATCCTCTATGAGCGCTCAGACCTGGACCTCTCTCCGGGACGCTTCCGGGTCAACGGCGAGACCATCGATATCATCCCCGGCTACTTCAACAACATCATTCGAATTGAGCTCTTTGGAAATAAAGTAGAGAGGATCTCTGAGGTCGACAGGATCACCGGCAAGAGAGTCGAGGATATGAGCTACTTCTTCGTCTATCCGGCCAGGCATTATGTCATACCGGAGAACGAGCTGAAAGCGGCGGTCGACTCCATAAAGGCGGAGCTGAACGAGAGGCTTCAAGAGCTTGGGATGATCGAGGCCCACCGGCTCCGGCAGAGAACAATGCATGATATGGAGATGATAGAAGAGACCGGAAGCTGCAAGGGAATTGAGAACTACTCCCGCCATTTTGACCGCCGCCAGCCAGGAGAGCCTCCATACTGTTTGATCGACTATTTTCCCGATGACTTTCTGCTCATAATCGATGAGAGCCATCAGACCCTCCCCCAGCTCAGGGCGATGAACAGAGGCGACCGATCCCGCAAGAAGAACCTGGTGGATTATGGCTTCCGGCTGCCCAGCAGCTATGACAACCGGCCGCTTGATTTTGAGGAGTTTGAGCGGTTCATGAGAAATGTGATATTCGTCTCCGCCACCCCAGGAGACTATGAGCTCGAGCATTCGAAATCTCCAGTGGAGCAGATCATCCGCCCCACCGGCCTTCTCGATCCGGAGGTGGAGGTCCGGCCCATCGACGGGCAGGTGAAGGATGTGATGACGGAGATCTCCGGAGTGATCTCGAGAGGGGATCGAGCACTGGTTACCACCCTCACCAAACGGCTGGCAGAGGAGTTGACCGATTATCTGAGCCAGAATGATATTCGGGCCCGCTATCTGCATTCAGAGATTCAGCCTCTGGAGAGGACGGAGATCATCCGTGAGCTGAGGCTGGGCAAATTCGATGTCCTGGTGGGAATCAACCTCCTCCGAGAGGGGCTGGACATCCCCGAGGTGGGGTTCATAGGAATTTTAGACGCAGACAAAGAGGGATTCCTCCGGGATGAGAAGAGCCTGATCCAGACCATCGGCCGGGCCTCAAGGAACGCCAACTCCCGGGTGGTCCTCTATGCGGACCGGATGACCGGCTCCATAAAGAAGGCGATGGAGACCACGGAGAGGCGCAGATCTCTGCAGATGGCATACAACCAAGAGCACGGCATCATCCCTCAGACCATCAAGAAACCCATCCGGGAAAAGGTGGTGGAGATCACCGACACCAGGCATATTCCAAAATCGGATATTCCAAATGCGATCATCGAGCTGGAGGCGGAGATGATGGCAGCGGCGGAGCGTCTGGAGTTCGAGAGGGCCATTCAGCTCCGGGATACCGTCCGCAGGCTGGAGAGGGAGATGAAGGTGGCTTGA
- a CDS encoding N-glycosylase/DNA lyase, with protein sequence MKSEIKEELNPESVKSEPLSVQDLHELYDPIKDQIEERLAEFQRIWETASDEDLFREMVFCLLTPQSKARICWRAVERLERKCLIASGEPCQVQEELVGVRFNQRKAEYVCLARSMFSHRSLRTTLAGFPSHAAAREWLVANVLGLGYKEASHFLRNIGLGEDLAILDRHILKNLALLGVIDKVPESPTKRRYIEIERQMTAFSSQAGIPMGQLDLLLWYKEAGEIFK encoded by the coding sequence ATGAAATCAGAAATCAAAGAAGAATTAAACCCGGAGAGTGTAAAAAGCGAGCCCCTCTCCGTCCAGGATCTGCATGAGCTCTATGATCCAATAAAAGATCAGATCGAGGAGAGACTGGCAGAGTTTCAGCGCATATGGGAGACGGCCAGCGACGAGGACCTCTTCCGTGAGATGGTGTTCTGCCTTCTCACCCCTCAGTCCAAGGCCAGAATATGCTGGAGGGCGGTGGAGAGGCTGGAGAGAAAGTGCCTTATCGCTTCTGGTGAGCCATGCCAGGTTCAAGAAGAGCTGGTGGGCGTGAGGTTCAACCAGCGGAAGGCGGAGTATGTATGTCTTGCCCGGTCAATGTTCAGCCATCGATCCCTTCGCACCACTCTGGCAGGATTTCCCAGTCATGCCGCTGCCCGGGAGTGGCTGGTGGCGAACGTCCTGGGCCTTGGCTATAAGGAGGCCAGCCATTTCTTGAGGAACATAGGCCTGGGGGAGGATCTGGCTATTCTCGACCGGCATATCCTCAAAAATCTAGCCCTGCTGGGAGTGATAGACAAAGTTCCCGAATCGCCCACCAAGAGGCGTTACATTGAGATCGAGAGGCAAATGACCGCCTTCTCTTCCCAGGCGGGAATTCCGATGGGCCAGCTTGATCTATTGCTCTGGTACAAGGAAGCGGGAGAGATATTCAAGTAA